A genomic stretch from Shewanella woodyi ATCC 51908 includes:
- the carB gene encoding carbamoyl-phosphate synthase large subunit — MPKRTDIKSILILGAGPIVIGQACEFDYSGAQACKALREEGYRVILVNSNPATIMTDPEMADATYIEPIHWEVVRNIIAKERPDAILPTMGGQTALNCALELESKGVLEEFNVEMIGATADAIDKAEDRSRFDKAMKAIGLECPRAGIAHSMDEANAVVAELGFPCIIRPSFTMGGSGGGIAYNKEEFEEICSQGLELSPTSELLIDESLIGWKEYEMEVVRDRNDNCIIVCSIENFDPMGVHTGDSITVAPAQTLTDKEYQLMRNASLAVLREIGVETGGSNVQFGINPKDGRMVIIEMNPRVSRSSALASKATGFPIAKIAAKLAVGFTLDELKNDITGGNTPASFEPAIDYVVTKLPRFNFEKFAGSNDRLTTQMKSVGEVMAIGRTFQESLQKALRGLEVGMNGLDPIIDIDEADSMARIRHELQEPGADRIWYIADAFRAGLSIDDIFGLTKIDPWFLIQIQDLLQLEDQVKESGMSGMNNTFLRQLKRKGFSDIRLSNLLGISESEMRKMRQRHEIFPVYKRVDTCAAEFSTDTAYMYSTYEEECEAAPSNRDKIMILGGGPNRIGQGIEFDYCCVHAALALREDGYETIMVNCNPETVSTDYDTSDRLYFEPVTLEDVLEIVRIEKPKGVIVQYGGQTPLKLARELEAAGVPIIGTSPDAIDRAEDRERFQQAIERLGMKQPENDTVTTVEGAVLSAERIGYPLVVRPSYVLGGRAMEIVYDEQDLRRYFNEAVSVSNSSPVLLDRFLDNAIEIDIDAVCDGETVVVGSIMEHIEQAGVHSGDSGCSLPPYSLSDDIQNRMREQVGKLAMELGVIGLMNVQFAVKDDEIYMIEVNPRAARTVPFVSKATGVPLAKIAARVMAGQSLKSQNFTEEVIPPYYSVKEVVLPFNKFPGVDPLLGPEMRSTGEVMGVGETFAEAYAKAQLGATCEVPKSGRALLSVRNSDKARVVDLAAKLIALGYEIDATHGTAVVLGEAGINPRLVNKVHEGRPHILDRIKNDEYTYIVNTTEGRQAIEDSRQLRRGALRYKVNYTTTLNAAFATCMAHAADDRTNVNSVQELHRLIK; from the coding sequence ATGCCAAAACGTACAGATATAAAAAGTATTCTTATCCTAGGTGCTGGTCCGATTGTTATCGGTCAGGCATGTGAATTCGATTACTCTGGTGCACAAGCGTGTAAAGCGCTGCGCGAAGAGGGTTATCGAGTTATCCTGGTGAACTCTAACCCTGCAACCATTATGACCGACCCAGAGATGGCTGATGCGACCTATATCGAGCCGATCCATTGGGAAGTTGTTCGTAACATTATTGCAAAAGAGCGTCCAGATGCGATTTTGCCGACCATGGGTGGTCAAACTGCACTGAACTGTGCCCTTGAGCTTGAGAGCAAAGGTGTACTGGAAGAGTTTAACGTCGAGATGATTGGCGCGACAGCTGATGCCATTGATAAGGCTGAAGATCGTAGTCGTTTCGATAAAGCTATGAAGGCGATTGGTCTTGAATGTCCACGCGCTGGTATCGCTCACAGTATGGATGAAGCGAATGCTGTTGTGGCTGAGCTTGGATTCCCATGTATTATCCGCCCATCATTTACCATGGGTGGTAGCGGTGGTGGTATCGCGTATAACAAGGAGGAGTTTGAGGAGATCTGTTCTCAAGGTCTTGAACTTTCGCCAACCAGTGAACTACTCATCGACGAGTCGTTAATCGGTTGGAAAGAGTATGAGATGGAAGTGGTTCGTGATCGCAATGACAACTGCATCATCGTCTGCTCAATTGAAAACTTTGACCCTATGGGTGTGCATACCGGTGACTCAATCACTGTTGCCCCAGCACAAACTCTGACTGATAAAGAGTACCAGTTGATGCGTAATGCATCGCTTGCAGTGCTTCGTGAGATTGGTGTTGAAACGGGTGGCTCGAACGTCCAGTTTGGTATTAATCCAAAAGATGGCCGTATGGTTATCATCGAGATGAACCCACGTGTATCACGTTCATCAGCACTCGCTTCTAAAGCAACGGGTTTCCCGATTGCAAAAATCGCTGCAAAACTAGCGGTCGGTTTTACCTTAGATGAGCTTAAGAATGATATTACTGGTGGTAATACACCTGCATCATTTGAGCCTGCTATCGATTACGTAGTGACTAAGCTTCCACGCTTTAACTTTGAGAAGTTTGCTGGTTCAAATGACCGTCTAACGACTCAGATGAAGTCGGTAGGTGAAGTGATGGCCATTGGCCGTACTTTCCAAGAGTCTCTGCAAAAAGCGTTACGCGGTCTTGAAGTTGGCATGAATGGTTTAGACCCGATTATCGACATCGATGAAGCGGATTCGATGGCGCGTATTCGCCATGAACTGCAGGAGCCAGGCGCAGATCGTATCTGGTACATTGCCGATGCATTCCGCGCTGGTTTATCTATCGATGATATCTTCGGTTTAACTAAGATTGACCCTTGGTTCCTGATTCAAATCCAAGATCTGTTGCAGCTTGAAGATCAAGTGAAAGAGTCTGGTATGTCAGGAATGAATAACACATTCCTACGACAGCTAAAGCGCAAAGGTTTCTCTGACATTCGCTTATCTAACCTGCTTGGGATCAGTGAGTCTGAGATGCGTAAAATGCGTCAAAGACATGAGATCTTCCCAGTTTATAAGCGAGTTGATACCTGTGCTGCAGAGTTCTCGACTGACACAGCTTACATGTACTCTACCTATGAGGAGGAGTGTGAAGCTGCTCCGTCAAATCGTGACAAGATCATGATTTTAGGTGGCGGTCCTAACCGTATTGGTCAAGGTATCGAGTTTGATTACTGTTGTGTTCACGCTGCTTTAGCGCTGCGTGAAGATGGTTACGAGACCATCATGGTTAACTGTAACCCTGAAACTGTATCAACAGATTACGATACCTCTGACAGACTCTATTTTGAGCCAGTTACCCTTGAAGATGTGCTTGAGATAGTACGCATCGAAAAGCCAAAAGGCGTGATTGTTCAGTATGGTGGTCAGACACCTCTTAAACTAGCTCGTGAGCTTGAAGCCGCAGGTGTACCGATTATTGGTACTAGCCCTGATGCTATTGACCGCGCCGAAGACCGTGAACGTTTCCAACAAGCGATTGAGCGTCTTGGTATGAAGCAGCCAGAAAATGATACGGTCACAACCGTTGAAGGTGCTGTGCTTTCTGCTGAGCGTATCGGTTATCCATTGGTTGTTCGCCCATCTTATGTATTGGGTGGCCGCGCAATGGAGATCGTGTATGACGAGCAAGACCTGCGTCGTTACTTCAATGAAGCGGTCAGTGTTTCTAACTCATCACCTGTACTTCTTGACCGTTTCCTTGATAACGCGATTGAGATCGATATCGATGCAGTATGTGATGGAGAAACTGTTGTTGTTGGTTCTATCATGGAGCATATTGAGCAAGCTGGTGTCCACTCTGGTGATTCAGGTTGTTCACTGCCGCCATATAGCTTAAGTGACGATATCCAGAACCGCATGCGTGAGCAGGTAGGTAAGCTGGCGATGGAGCTAGGGGTTATTGGCTTGATGAACGTCCAGTTTGCAGTGAAGGATGATGAGATCTATATGATTGAAGTCAACCCTCGTGCTGCCCGTACTGTGCCGTTTGTATCCAAAGCGACTGGTGTTCCTTTAGCTAAAATTGCAGCACGTGTGATGGCGGGTCAAAGCCTTAAGTCGCAGAACTTTACTGAAGAAGTGATCCCACCTTACTACTCTGTAAAAGAGGTGGTATTGCCATTTAACAAGTTCCCTGGTGTTGATCCTCTGCTTGGCCCTGAGATGCGCTCAACGGGTGAAGTGATGGGTGTTGGCGAGACATTTGCTGAAGCCTATGCAAAAGCTCAGCTTGGCGCAACTTGTGAAGTGCCTAAGTCTGGTCGTGCACTGCTTTCTGTACGTAACAGTGACAAGGCACGTGTTGTCGACCTAGCGGCTAAGTTAATCGCTTTAGGTTATGAGATTGATGCGACTCACGGAACAGCGGTTGTACTTGGTGAAGCGGGCATTAATCCTCGTTTGGTTAACAAGGTTCATGAAGGTCGTCCTCATATTCTTGACCGTATTAAGAATGATGAGTACACCTATATCGTTAATACAACCGAAGGACGTCAGGCGATTGAAGATTCTCGCCAGCTTCGTCGTGGTGCATTGCGTTATAAAGTGAATTATACAACGACTCTAAATGCTGCTTTTGCTACCTGTATGGCTCACGCGGCAGATGACAGAACCAATGTGAATTCAGTTCAAGAACTACACAGATTGATTAAGTAG
- the dapB gene encoding 4-hydroxy-tetrahydrodipicolinate reductase, whose product MSEKVRVAITGGSGRMGRTLIEAARQQPMIYLGAVIERAGSTLIGVDAGELAGVGSMNVPITDSLDLAVDDFDVLIDFTSPEASLVHTDWCAKHGKAIVIGTTGFNHSQKEQISAYAEKTPVVMAPNMAVGVNLLWKLLEVAAEVMGDYTDIEIIEGHHRYKKDAPSGTALKMGEVIAETLGRDLDKCAVYGREGITGERDRQTIGFSTIRAGDIVGEHTALFADIGERIEITHKASSRMTFANGAMRAASWLVEQDAGLYDMQQVLGLK is encoded by the coding sequence ATGAGTGAAAAAGTAAGAGTCGCAATTACTGGTGGCAGTGGTCGCATGGGTAGAACTCTTATTGAAGCCGCAAGGCAGCAACCTATGATCTATTTGGGTGCCGTTATTGAGCGAGCTGGCTCCACCTTAATTGGTGTCGATGCTGGTGAACTTGCCGGTGTCGGTTCGATGAATGTACCTATTACTGATTCATTAGATCTTGCGGTTGATGATTTCGATGTCCTAATTGACTTTACCTCTCCAGAGGCGAGCTTGGTGCATACAGATTGGTGTGCCAAACATGGTAAAGCGATTGTTATCGGAACAACTGGTTTTAATCACTCTCAAAAAGAACAGATCTCAGCGTATGCTGAAAAGACACCTGTGGTGATGGCTCCTAATATGGCGGTCGGCGTTAATCTACTGTGGAAACTGCTTGAGGTTGCAGCAGAGGTGATGGGAGATTACACCGACATTGAGATTATCGAAGGTCATCATAGATATAAGAAAGACGCCCCATCGGGCACAGCGCTTAAGATGGGAGAGGTGATTGCCGAAACCTTAGGCCGCGACCTTGATAAGTGCGCAGTTTATGGTCGTGAGGGGATAACCGGTGAGCGTGATCGTCAAACCATAGGTTTCTCAACCATACGTGCTGGTGACATCGTGGGTGAGCACACAGCCCTGTTCGCCGATATTGGTGAGCGAATTGAGATCACCCATAAAGCTTCAAGCAGGATGACCTTTGCCAATGGAGCAATGAGAGCTGCTTCCTGGCTGGTTGAGCAAGATGCTGGTCTTTACGATATGCAGCAAGTCTTAGGACTGAAGTAG
- a CDS encoding FKBP-type peptidyl-prolyl cis-trans isomerase: MSDKFTTIEAQASYGVGRQLGEQLAANSFEGIDISAVQLGLSDAFDGKESQVAMQDLQVAFTEISQRIQKVQEAAAEAASAEGETFLADNAKRDGVQTLESGLQYEIITEGTGDKPSLDATVRTHYHGTFISGDVFDSSVVRDQPAEFPVSGVIAGWTEALQLMPVGSKWKLYVPHHLAYGERGAGASIPPYSALVFEVELLDIL, from the coding sequence ATGTCTGACAAGTTTACTACTATTGAAGCGCAAGCAAGTTATGGCGTTGGTCGCCAGCTTGGTGAGCAGCTAGCTGCTAACTCTTTCGAAGGTATCGATATCTCAGCTGTACAGCTAGGTCTATCTGATGCATTTGACGGTAAAGAGAGTCAAGTTGCTATGCAAGATCTTCAGGTTGCATTTACTGAGATCAGCCAGCGCATTCAAAAGGTACAGGAAGCTGCCGCTGAAGCTGCCTCAGCTGAAGGTGAAACATTCCTTGCTGACAATGCTAAGCGTGATGGCGTTCAGACATTAGAGTCTGGCTTACAGTATGAGATCATCACCGAAGGTACTGGTGATAAGCCAAGCCTAGATGCGACTGTTCGTACTCACTACCACGGTACTTTCATCAGTGGCGATGTGTTCGATAGCTCTGTTGTTCGTGATCAGCCTGCTGAATTCCCAGTATCGGGTGTTATTGCTGGTTGGACTGAAGCACTTCAGCTAATGCCAGTTGGTTCTAAGTGGAAGTTATATGTTCCACATCACCTAGCGTACGGCGAGCGTGGAGCAGGTGCTTCAATCCCGCCATACTCGGCACTCGTATTTGAAGTCGAGTTACTCGATATTCTGTAA
- the dnaJ gene encoding molecular chaperone DnaJ, which translates to MSKRDYYEVLSVGRDASEREIKKAYKRLAMKFHPDRNPGDKAAETSFKEVKEAYEILTDSDKKAAYDQFGHAGVDPNRGGGGFGGNADFGDVFGDVFGDIFGGGRRGGGQRQAARGSDLRYNLELSLEEAVKGLTKELRIPTLAHCDTCDGSGAKKGTSPTTCGTCHGQGQVQMRQGFFAVQQACPTCHGRGKIIKDPCNSCHGEGRVEKSKTLSVKIPAGVDNGDRIRLSGEGEAGEFGAPPGDLYVQVSVREHAIFVRDGNNLYCEVPISFGKAALGGEIEVPTLDGKVNLKIPAETQTGRMFRMRGKGVKSVRSHAVGDLLCKVVMETPVKLNERQKELLREFDETLAGSSSKKHSPKAEGFFDGVKKFFQDLNS; encoded by the coding sequence ATGTCAAAGCGAGATTATTACGAAGTACTAAGTGTTGGACGTGATGCCAGCGAACGTGAAATTAAAAAGGCTTACAAGCGTTTAGCCATGAAGTTTCACCCGGATCGCAATCCAGGAGATAAAGCTGCTGAAACCAGCTTTAAAGAGGTTAAAGAAGCCTACGAAATCCTGACTGATAGCGATAAAAAAGCCGCCTATGACCAGTTTGGTCATGCAGGTGTTGATCCAAATCGCGGTGGCGGTGGATTCGGTGGTAATGCCGATTTCGGCGATGTATTCGGCGATGTGTTCGGCGATATCTTCGGCGGTGGACGTCGTGGTGGCGGTCAACGTCAAGCAGCACGTGGTAGCGACCTGCGTTACAACCTTGAACTCTCTCTTGAAGAGGCTGTTAAAGGTTTGACTAAAGAGCTACGCATTCCAACTTTGGCTCATTGTGATACTTGTGATGGCAGCGGCGCTAAGAAAGGCACATCGCCTACCACTTGTGGTACCTGTCATGGTCAAGGCCAAGTGCAGATGCGTCAGGGATTCTTTGCGGTTCAGCAAGCCTGTCCGACCTGTCATGGTCGCGGTAAGATCATTAAAGACCCATGTAATTCATGTCATGGCGAAGGTCGTGTTGAGAAGAGCAAGACACTTTCAGTTAAGATCCCTGCTGGGGTTGATAATGGCGATCGTATTCGTCTATCTGGCGAAGGTGAAGCGGGCGAGTTTGGTGCACCTCCAGGTGATCTGTACGTTCAGGTTAGTGTGCGTGAGCATGCTATCTTTGTTCGTGATGGCAATAACCTTTACTGCGAAGTGCCAATCTCATTTGGTAAAGCAGCCCTAGGTGGTGAGATAGAGGTTCCTACTTTAGACGGTAAGGTTAATCTTAAGATCCCTGCTGAGACGCAAACGGGTCGTATGTTCCGTATGCGCGGTAAAGGTGTTAAGTCTGTTCGCAGTCATGCGGTTGGCGATCTACTTTGTAAAGTTGTGATGGAGACGCCTGTTAAACTTAACGAACGTCAAAAAGAGCTACTTCGCGAATTTGATGAAACCTTAGCGGGTTCATCGTCTAAGAAACATAGCCCTAAAGCTGAAGGTTTCTTTGATGGTGTGAAGAAGTTTTTTCAAGACTTAAATAGCTAA
- a CDS encoding methyl-accepting chemotaxis protein: protein MKISSKIILATVLLSGIGIFTAGSLVGWKSSSVASDALEKRAFEQLVAIREMQKNRIERYFSTIVKEITTLSNDRMVMDMMEEIPQSFFRYKDETSFKEAGELTGYYTQMFDEEYLSQNPSSTASATSKLDQLSDNSKSIQHAYISGNSHPLGSKNQLVKADDGSKYSELHKKYHPHLNQYLEAFGFYDIFLIEPETGYVVYSVFKELDFATSLLSGPYKETGLAEAFRLANASADKNETFLVDFKPYFPSYEAAAAFISSPVYSSEGKKLGILVFQMPIDEINSLMTFKGEWAKMGLGSSGETYLVGSDNLLRSQSRFLLDDQEGYFKALLAAGTAPKVVDKISASGSAIGYQEVMSEGANAALSGQTDIKAIKDYRNVDVLSAFAPLEIEGVEWAILSEIDVAEAMKDKDEMLVTIWQVISVIILILLPLTLVAGFLVGRGISNPINNFISQVNKVADEKDLTTRINYQGNDELFSLATSFNQLMQGLQEVLNSVEELAATLLDSTGKMLVNIGETTEQTQMQSNNADSVAVATNQLLATIQEVAKNAANASDSVRDTENKCQETSHVAERLESDMSELNVQMNLASASIDKLAKESESIGSVLDVIQAIAEQTNLLALNAAIEAARAGEQGRGFAVVADEVRTLASRTQQSTEDIREKINSLQQETETTVKMVTSSSQMANSSIGACEDNRKILSEVLALISELSDMNMQIATASEEQSSVVGEINQNITEIAGTSQNISSKAELSKDDVHNLSSLVVSLEERMREFKL, encoded by the coding sequence ATGAAAATCTCGAGTAAAATTATTCTAGCTACTGTTTTATTGTCAGGGATTGGCATATTTACCGCAGGGTCATTGGTAGGGTGGAAATCCTCCTCTGTGGCTTCAGATGCTTTGGAAAAAAGAGCTTTTGAACAACTTGTTGCTATCAGAGAGATGCAAAAGAACCGGATTGAACGTTATTTCTCTACCATAGTTAAGGAGATCACAACGCTTTCAAATGATCGTATGGTGATGGATATGATGGAGGAGATCCCGCAATCATTCTTTAGATATAAGGATGAAACATCATTTAAAGAGGCTGGCGAGTTAACTGGGTATTACACCCAGATGTTTGATGAGGAATACCTGTCACAAAATCCATCCAGCACCGCCAGTGCGACCAGTAAACTCGACCAGTTAAGCGATAACAGTAAATCAATACAGCACGCCTATATTAGTGGTAATTCACATCCTTTGGGCAGTAAAAATCAGCTGGTTAAAGCAGATGATGGAAGCAAATACAGTGAGTTACATAAGAAGTACCATCCCCATCTGAATCAATACCTAGAAGCATTTGGTTTTTATGACATCTTTCTTATCGAGCCAGAAACTGGCTATGTTGTTTACTCTGTTTTTAAAGAGCTGGACTTTGCAACCTCCCTTTTAAGTGGCCCCTATAAAGAGACTGGCTTAGCTGAGGCATTTAGGTTAGCAAATGCAAGTGCAGATAAAAATGAGACATTTCTGGTTGATTTTAAACCTTACTTTCCCTCCTATGAAGCCGCAGCAGCATTTATTTCATCTCCAGTCTATTCAAGCGAGGGAAAAAAGCTGGGGATCTTAGTGTTTCAAATGCCTATTGATGAGATTAATAGCCTGATGACCTTTAAAGGTGAGTGGGCCAAGATGGGGCTAGGCTCCTCTGGAGAGACCTATCTGGTCGGAAGTGATAATCTGCTTAGAAGTCAGAGCCGCTTTTTACTTGATGATCAAGAGGGGTACTTTAAAGCCCTACTTGCAGCGGGAACGGCTCCTAAAGTGGTGGATAAAATCAGCGCCAGTGGCTCCGCTATCGGTTACCAAGAAGTGATGAGTGAGGGGGCTAATGCGGCGTTATCGGGGCAAACAGACATTAAGGCTATTAAAGATTACCGTAATGTGGATGTGTTATCGGCCTTTGCTCCATTAGAGATTGAAGGGGTTGAGTGGGCAATATTAAGTGAGATAGATGTTGCAGAGGCGATGAAAGATAAAGATGAGATGCTGGTGACCATATGGCAGGTTATCTCGGTTATCATTCTTATCTTATTGCCTTTGACCTTAGTGGCTGGTTTTTTAGTTGGCCGTGGCATATCAAACCCAATCAACAATTTTATCTCTCAGGTGAATAAAGTTGCCGATGAGAAAGATCTGACAACGCGAATTAATTACCAAGGCAATGATGAGTTGTTCTCGTTAGCGACATCGTTCAATCAGTTAATGCAGGGACTGCAAGAGGTCTTAAATAGCGTTGAAGAGTTGGCTGCAACACTGTTAGATTCAACGGGAAAGATGCTGGTGAATATTGGTGAAACGACCGAGCAAACTCAGATGCAGTCAAATAATGCCGATAGTGTTGCAGTAGCCACAAATCAGCTACTTGCGACGATTCAAGAGGTGGCAAAAAATGCAGCCAATGCTTCAGATTCAGTAAGGGATACCGAAAATAAATGTCAAGAGACAAGCCATGTTGCTGAGCGGCTAGAGAGCGATATGTCTGAGCTCAATGTACAGATGAACTTAGCCTCAGCTTCAATTGACAAATTGGCTAAAGAGAGTGAGTCGATAGGTTCAGTCCTCGATGTTATCCAAGCCATTGCCGAGCAAACGAACCTGCTAGCACTTAATGCTGCAATTGAGGCTGCAAGAGCAGGCGAGCAGGGAAGAGGGTTTGCAGTGGTCGCGGATGAGGTAAGAACATTAGCGTCACGAACCCAGCAATCGACAGAGGATATTAGAGAGAAGATTAACTCTTTGCAACAAGAGACGGAAACGACTGTCAAGATGGTGACATCATCGAGCCAGATGGCAAACTCGAGTATCGGTGCTTGTGAAGATAACCGTAAAATTCTTTCAGAGGTATTGGCCTTGATATCTGAGTTAAGTGATATGAACATGCAGATCGCTACGGCGTCAGAGGAGCAAAGTTCAGTGGTGGGCGAGATAAATCAGAACATCACTGAAATAGCTGGAACATCACAAAATATCTCAAGTAAAGCAGAGCTAAGTAAAGATGATGTGCACAATTTAAGCTCTCTCGTTGTTAGCCTAGAGGAGAGGATGAGAGAGTTTAAATTATAG
- the carA gene encoding glutamine-hydrolyzing carbamoyl-phosphate synthase small subunit — protein sequence MEVALTKSALLVLEDGTVFSGIAIGADGHAVGEVVFNTSMTGYQEILTDPSYSRQIVTLTYPHIGNTGTNDEDTESDSVHACGLIIRDLPLIASNFRNQQSLSDYLKANNIVGIADIDTRKLTRILREKGAQAGCILVGEQDVEKALAEAKAFPGLKGMDLAKEVTTDTQYQWRNGSWRLVGGLPDDSPESDLKYKVVAYDYGVKRNILRMLVDRGCDVTVVPAQTPASEVLAMNPDGIFLSNGPGDPEPCDYAIAAIQEILKTDIPVFGICLGHQLLALASGAKTLKMKFGHHGANHPVSNIEQGNVMITSQNHGFAADETSLPANIKVTHKSLFDGSLQGIHLTDKPAFSFQGHPEASPGPNDAAPLFNHFIELIELYRQNAK from the coding sequence TTGGAGGTCGCGTTGACAAAGTCTGCCTTACTCGTACTCGAAGATGGAACTGTATTCTCTGGCATAGCTATTGGTGCCGATGGACATGCTGTTGGTGAAGTTGTTTTTAACACTTCAATGACAGGTTACCAAGAGATCCTTACTGATCCCTCATATTCTCGCCAAATTGTAACTTTAACCTACCCTCATATTGGTAATACTGGAACCAATGACGAAGACACAGAATCTGATTCAGTTCATGCCTGTGGTCTAATCATTCGAGATCTTCCTTTAATTGCCAGTAACTTCCGTAATCAACAATCCCTCAGTGACTACCTTAAAGCCAATAACATTGTTGGTATAGCTGATATTGATACGCGTAAGTTAACCCGTATTCTACGAGAAAAAGGCGCACAAGCTGGGTGTATCCTAGTTGGTGAGCAAGACGTAGAGAAAGCGCTTGCAGAAGCAAAAGCTTTCCCTGGTCTAAAAGGCATGGATTTAGCTAAAGAGGTCACGACTGACACTCAGTACCAGTGGCGCAACGGAAGCTGGCGTTTAGTCGGTGGTTTACCTGATGACTCACCAGAGTCTGATCTTAAATATAAAGTTGTTGCTTATGACTATGGTGTAAAACGTAACATCCTGCGTATGCTAGTTGACCGTGGTTGTGATGTGACTGTCGTTCCAGCTCAAACACCAGCATCTGAAGTACTCGCGATGAATCCTGATGGGATCTTCCTGTCAAATGGTCCTGGTGACCCAGAGCCATGTGATTACGCTATTGCAGCAATTCAAGAGATTCTGAAAACAGATATCCCAGTATTTGGGATCTGTCTAGGCCACCAGTTACTGGCTTTGGCTTCAGGTGCTAAGACTTTGAAGATGAAGTTTGGTCATCACGGTGCAAACCACCCTGTGAGCAATATAGAGCAAGGTAATGTGATGATCACCAGTCAAAACCATGGTTTTGCTGCTGATGAGACTAGTTTGCCCGCTAACATCAAGGTGACACATAAGTCACTGTTTGATGGCTCTCTGCAAGGTATTCATTTAACAGATAAGCCTGCATTTAGCTTCCAGGGTCACCCTGAAGCAAGTCCAGGTCCAAATGATGCCGCACCTTTGTTCAATCACTTTATTGAACTTATCGAATTGTATCGTCAGAACGCCAAGTAG
- a CDS encoding M48 family metallopeptidase, whose amino-acid sequence MKLLPVLFLSTLALTGCVTTESPTGRNQILLFSSQEIDQMGASSFDQIKKQEKVSQDPKLNAYVDCVANRITSVLPKSNLPWDVVVFESDQVNAFALPGGHIGVYTGLLKVAANEDQLATVIGHEVAHVLANHSNEQVSRAKLTGTGMQLADVALGAGGVSNKDLYMAALGLGTQVGFILPYGREQESEADVMGVELMARAGFDPSQSMVLWQNMAKQGGEQGPELLSTHPSHGHRIDELTQMQSQVMPLYQASKGQVQNRCQKTK is encoded by the coding sequence ATGAAATTACTACCAGTGTTATTTCTTTCAACTTTAGCCTTAACAGGCTGTGTCACTACGGAATCTCCTACGGGACGAAATCAGATTTTACTTTTCTCCTCCCAAGAGATAGATCAGATGGGTGCAAGCTCATTTGATCAGATAAAAAAGCAGGAGAAGGTGAGTCAAGATCCTAAACTTAATGCTTATGTGGATTGTGTGGCAAACAGAATAACAAGCGTACTGCCTAAATCTAACCTTCCATGGGATGTGGTAGTGTTTGAGTCAGATCAGGTGAATGCTTTTGCACTACCTGGTGGTCATATCGGTGTCTATACCGGCCTATTAAAGGTCGCAGCAAATGAAGACCAGTTGGCGACGGTGATTGGACATGAAGTAGCCCATGTATTGGCTAATCATAGTAATGAGCAGGTTTCTCGCGCCAAGTTGACAGGTACGGGGATGCAACTGGCTGATGTTGCATTGGGTGCTGGTGGTGTGAGTAATAAAGATCTTTATATGGCAGCTCTAGGTTTAGGGACTCAAGTGGGCTTTATTCTTCCCTATGGCCGCGAGCAGGAGAGTGAAGCTGATGTGATGGGCGTTGAGTTGATGGCAAGAGCGGGGTTTGATCCGAGCCAGAGCATGGTGCTGTGGCAAAATATGGCAAAACAAGGTGGTGAACAGGGCCCAGAGTTACTTTCTACTCACCCATCCCACGGTCATAGAATCGATGAGTTGACTCAAATGCAGTCTCAAGTCATGCCTCTTTATCAGGCAAGTAAAGGTCAAGTACAAAATCGCTGTCAAAAGACGAAATAA